A window from Polaromonas hydrogenivorans encodes these proteins:
- a CDS encoding ParA family protein, translated as MTRGFIKLKLAQEFCRWAGPSSTFRSLVPESELQKDERYHNLYSAYDIRLVRLALMDIYEEPRREKVLPPIIYSRISKGGTGKTCVTANLAACMALQGYRVLMIDADPQASLTTMFGIDWATEEVTHIGDLLKANEAKTDKLTVAQLEKAIRPIYADGMLDLIASDITLTNIESWLTSLVRRELTVSKLLNSHIDVFSRYDVIVIDGAPGSSQLSVALTYATQAMLAVVMLDGQSLKAMEVLAANLEEMNEAFPDRAFDVRIVANGYVPSITNCQKALDTLKSAYPGKLDPVVIPRLASFLRQVSLTDDSDSGPVIEREPTSPAAQVMIDLSRSLLGAYDVQLAGMIPIVIPRKPGGTAAVRAARKTASQRVATQGVAR; from the coding sequence ATGACGCGAGGCTTCATCAAACTAAAACTGGCCCAGGAATTTTGCCGCTGGGCCGGCCCCTCTTCCACCTTTAGAAGTCTGGTACCTGAGTCGGAACTCCAGAAGGATGAGCGTTATCACAACCTCTACAGCGCTTACGACATCAGGCTGGTGCGATTGGCACTCATGGATATCTACGAAGAACCTCGGCGTGAAAAAGTGCTGCCCCCCATCATCTATTCGCGAATTTCCAAAGGCGGGACAGGAAAAACGTGCGTGACAGCCAACCTTGCCGCCTGCATGGCTCTCCAGGGCTACCGCGTCCTCATGATTGATGCAGATCCCCAAGCCTCGCTCACAACCATGTTCGGTATCGACTGGGCGACTGAAGAGGTGACGCACATCGGTGACTTGCTCAAAGCCAATGAGGCCAAGACCGACAAGCTGACAGTCGCGCAGCTGGAAAAAGCCATCCGCCCCATCTATGCCGATGGCATGCTCGATTTAATTGCGTCGGACATCACGCTCACCAACATCGAGTCCTGGCTGACAAGCCTCGTTCGGCGAGAACTGACGGTTTCCAAACTGCTCAATTCGCACATTGACGTTTTCAGCCGCTATGACGTCATCGTGATCGATGGCGCGCCAGGCTCATCACAACTCTCGGTGGCGCTCACCTACGCAACGCAAGCCATGCTTGCCGTTGTCATGCTCGATGGCCAATCCCTTAAGGCAATGGAAGTGCTGGCGGCCAATCTTGAGGAGATGAATGAAGCCTTCCCTGATCGTGCGTTTGACGTCCGCATTGTTGCAAACGGCTATGTTCCGAGCATCACGAATTGCCAGAAAGCACTCGATACCTTGAAGTCTGCTTATCCCGGCAAGCTCGACCCTGTTGTCATCCCCAGACTGGCATCATTTCTCAGGCAAGTTTCCTTGACGGATGATTCTGACAGCGGACCAGTGATCGAGCGTGAACCCACCAGCCCTGCCGCCCAGGTGATGATTGACCTGTCCCGCTCGCTCCTTGGCGCGTACGATGTTCAGCTTGCCGGCATGATTCCGATCGTCATCCCGAGAAAGCCCGGTGGCACTGCGGCGGTTCGAGCTGCTCGCAAAACCGCTTCCCAGCGAGTCGCTACGCAGGGAGTGGCCCGATGA
- a CDS encoding universal stress protein — translation MDQAIVDEAQKAGADMIVMVTHGRSRVGKFVCGSHTKNVIIESRLPVLVLR, via the coding sequence GTGGATCAGGCCATCGTTGACGAGGCCCAAAAAGCAGGCGCCGACATGATTGTGATGGTGACGCACGGGCGCAGCCGGGTGGGGAAATTCGTATGCGGCTCGCACACCAAGAACGTCATCATCGAAAGCAGGCTTCCCGTGCTTGTACTGCGCTGA
- a CDS encoding caspase family protein, whose amino-acid sequence MVTLLTRRMLLRCTLGAAALPFGPAMSASANVTGAESRIALVIGNGAYPAAPLKNPTGDANAVAAALRGLGYDVTLRQNTRLRELIESLREFSVRAPKASVRMLFYAGHGVQVKGRNYLVPIDADPKSEEDIQRQSADVGEFVDRLSAIRTGANIVVLDACRVNPFAGGVIVGPDGRRLKFRGATPGGLATLDAPVGTLVAFSTAPNGVALDGTSGEHSVYARHLLANLPTPGLQIEQLFKRVRIGVAEDTGRVQVPWESSSLTADFCFKSDANGRCG is encoded by the coding sequence ATGGTCACGCTGCTGACCCGCCGCATGCTGCTGCGCTGTACATTGGGGGCCGCAGCGCTGCCTTTCGGTCCCGCCATGAGCGCCTCGGCCAACGTCACCGGCGCCGAATCGAGAATCGCTTTGGTGATCGGCAACGGCGCGTATCCCGCTGCACCGCTGAAGAACCCAACCGGTGACGCCAACGCCGTCGCGGCGGCGCTACGCGGCCTTGGCTATGACGTGACCCTGCGCCAGAACACGCGGCTGCGGGAACTGATCGAGTCGCTGCGCGAGTTTTCGGTGCGCGCTCCGAAGGCGTCGGTTCGCATGCTGTTCTATGCCGGCCACGGCGTTCAGGTGAAGGGCCGCAACTACCTGGTGCCGATCGACGCCGACCCGAAGTCGGAAGAGGACATCCAGCGACAAAGTGCTGACGTTGGCGAGTTCGTCGACCGGCTCAGCGCAATTCGCACCGGCGCCAACATCGTGGTGCTCGACGCCTGCCGTGTGAACCCGTTCGCCGGCGGCGTCATCGTCGGCCCCGATGGACGGCGCCTGAAATTCCGCGGCGCGACGCCGGGTGGCCTGGCCACGCTCGATGCGCCCGTGGGCACCCTGGTGGCCTTCTCGACCGCACCGAACGGTGTGGCGCTCGACGGCACCAGCGGCGAGCACAGTGTCTATGCGCGACACCTGCTGGCCAATCTGCCGACGCCGGGGCTGCAGATCGAGCAGCTCTTCAAGCGGGTGCGTATCGGTGTGGCCGAAGACACCGGCCGCGTGCAGGTGCCCTGGGAGTCGTCGAGCCTGACAGCCGACTTCTGCTTCAAGTCTGACGCCAATGGGCGCTGCGGGTAA
- a CDS encoding RNA polymerase sigma factor yields the protein MDTDQVNQLLVRIGHEDQEAFRQLYKAFSRRVYAYVLNMLNDHARAEEVVVDTLYEVWRYPQRFRGDSQFSTWLIGIARRKALMVYRARRPDEVHGDLDDIAEITASDTPDGFAELAGKQRREGVQHCMGKLSDEHRECLHLVFYEGMGVAEVAEVQNCPEGTVKTRLFHARQKIKKCLQSLLRSEGSTPDEKGTLAS from the coding sequence ATGGACACAGACCAAGTCAATCAGCTGCTTGTACGCATCGGCCACGAAGACCAGGAAGCGTTTCGTCAACTGTATAAGGCGTTCAGCCGCAGGGTATACGCCTACGTCCTCAACATGCTAAACGACCACGCGCGGGCCGAGGAGGTCGTAGTGGACACGCTTTACGAGGTCTGGCGCTACCCACAGCGTTTTCGCGGCGATTCACAGTTTTCCACGTGGCTTATCGGGATCGCGCGCAGAAAGGCGCTGATGGTCTATCGTGCGCGCAGACCCGACGAGGTGCATGGTGATCTCGACGACATCGCCGAGATTACCGCTTCGGACACGCCCGACGGTTTCGCTGAGTTGGCCGGCAAGCAACGGCGCGAAGGCGTGCAGCACTGCATGGGCAAGCTGTCGGACGAGCATCGCGAATGCCTGCACCTGGTGTTTTACGAGGGCATGGGCGTGGCTGAAGTGGCTGAGGTACAGAACTGTCCCGAGGGCACCGTCAAGACGCGGCTGTTCCACGCCCGCCAGAAGATCAAGAAGTGCCTGCAGTCTCTGCTGCGCAGCGAGGGTAGTACCCCTGACGAAAAAGGCACGCTCGCCTCCTGA
- a CDS encoding IS630 family transposase, translating into MPGAAAPGAAAKKKTVHASERDTAQVRQARRQYWQGIARHAPARLKFVDESGVNIAMTRRYGRARRGQRVHDAVPKNWGRNVTVLGSLSCQGLEAVMTIEGATDGAVFFAYVSQVLAPTLKPGDVVVMDNLGAHKVDGIRSAIEARGAALMYLPPYSPDYSPIEPCWSKLKTYLRAIKARTLEALDQALAHVIDTVTASDAKEWFKHCGYAFH; encoded by the coding sequence GTGCCGGGCGCTGCAGCGCCTGGGGCTGCGGCGAAAAAAAAGACCGTACACGCCTCAGAGCGCGACACAGCGCAGGTACGTCAGGCTCGCCGCCAGTACTGGCAGGGCATTGCCCGGCATGCCCCCGCGCGGCTGAAGTTTGTGGACGAATCGGGCGTGAACATCGCGATGACGCGCCGCTACGGGCGTGCCCGGCGCGGCCAGCGCGTGCATGACGCGGTGCCGAAAAACTGGGGCCGCAATGTAACGGTGCTGGGCTCGCTGTCGTGCCAAGGGCTCGAAGCCGTGATGACGATCGAGGGCGCCACCGATGGGGCCGTGTTTTTTGCGTATGTCAGCCAAGTGCTGGCGCCCACGCTCAAGCCGGGCGATGTGGTGGTGATGGACAACTTGGGCGCGCACAAGGTGGACGGCATCCGCAGCGCCATCGAAGCCAGGGGCGCTGCCTTGATGTATTTGCCACCCTATTCGCCCGACTACTCACCCATCGAGCCGTGCTGGTCCAAACTCAAGACATACCTGCGCGCCATCAAGGCCCGTACCCTGGAAGCGCTGGATCAAGCACTTGCGCATGTCATCGACACGGTGACCGCCTCCGACGCAAAAGAATGGTTCAAGCATTGCGGGTATGCCTTTCACTAA
- a CDS encoding ParB/RepB/Spo0J family partition protein: MSAEKRFTKKTGLLGYSQEEIDAAGRKLPSFDFSTSSQHLGKPILVELGLIEPSPYQTSELSEEKIAELVENLRHNQLSSPIVVRRRADGALEIIAGRHRWEAYRRLGRSEIEASLRDLTDDEAERLVFFDNLLAPSLTDYQKYLGFSQRKRSKGFTNDQLAQEAGVNPSVISKLMSFEGLPESVHTVLKEHSSAVGSSLAPALVEHAVINPSLAIKAIHHIVAGELTQKAALDWLKAGGEEKPLFSVETHRATIRSGKKKYAEMSLRQKRMIINLVDENEATVVYAAIEKLLQELGEARR, encoded by the coding sequence ATGAGTGCGGAAAAGCGATTCACCAAAAAAACCGGACTGCTCGGCTATTCGCAAGAAGAGATTGACGCCGCAGGCCGAAAGCTGCCCTCTTTTGATTTCAGCACTTCATCTCAGCACCTAGGCAAGCCGATTCTGGTGGAACTTGGCCTGATCGAGCCGAGCCCCTATCAAACCAGCGAGTTATCAGAAGAGAAAATTGCCGAGCTCGTTGAGAACCTGCGCCACAACCAACTGAGCTCGCCCATCGTCGTGCGCCGCCGCGCCGACGGTGCCCTGGAGATCATTGCAGGGCGTCATCGGTGGGAAGCATACAGGCGATTGGGTCGCAGTGAAATCGAAGCATCCTTGCGCGATCTCACCGATGATGAAGCTGAGCGTCTCGTCTTTTTCGACAACTTGCTGGCGCCTTCACTGACGGACTACCAGAAGTACCTGGGATTCTCCCAGCGCAAACGAAGCAAAGGTTTTACGAACGACCAGTTGGCCCAGGAGGCTGGAGTCAATCCGTCAGTGATTTCCAAACTGATGTCTTTTGAAGGACTTCCCGAATCGGTTCATACCGTGTTGAAGGAACACTCCTCAGCTGTCGGTTCGAGCTTGGCGCCGGCTTTGGTTGAGCATGCAGTGATCAATCCAAGCCTAGCAATCAAAGCCATTCATCACATCGTTGCCGGCGAGCTGACGCAGAAAGCTGCTCTTGACTGGCTCAAGGCGGGGGGTGAAGAAAAGCCACTATTCTCTGTAGAAACCCATAGGGCAACGATCCGCTCCGGCAAGAAAAAATATGCAGAGATGTCGCTGCGTCAAAAAAGGATGATCATCAATTTAGTAGACGAAAACGAAGCCACGGTAGTGTATGCGGCCATCGAAAAATTGCTGCAGGAACTCGGCGAGGCACGAAGATAA
- a CDS encoding PP2C family protein-serine/threonine phosphatase produces MTPAEPGADGAGRANEFHWTSASCSHPGRVREVNEDACLEQPHCKVWAVADGMGGHALGEFASRLAIRSLMDLVDPTKAAASLQAIVATADERLQQTNRRLRAEAARRDVPIIGTTIAVLLAAGRHGACVWAGDSRIYRFRAGRLQQITRDHSQLEAVRSQHVGTSDDTLVRPPPNVITRAIGGDEALELDSVTLDVLDGDLFLLCSDGLSNEVSEVAIAQALLHGGCKLACQTLLDLALERGAHDNVTAVVVRADDLSSPDRTTPHPVLNPHSL; encoded by the coding sequence ATGACCCCTGCCGAGCCTGGTGCCGATGGTGCGGGCCGCGCGAACGAGTTCCACTGGACGTCGGCCTCGTGTTCGCACCCCGGCCGGGTGCGCGAGGTCAACGAAGACGCCTGCCTCGAACAACCCCACTGCAAGGTCTGGGCCGTCGCTGACGGCATGGGCGGCCACGCCTTGGGCGAGTTCGCGAGCCGCCTGGCCATCAGGAGCCTGATGGATCTGGTGGACCCGACCAAAGCGGCGGCAAGCCTGCAAGCGATCGTCGCGACCGCTGACGAGCGTCTGCAGCAAACCAACCGCCGCCTGCGTGCCGAAGCTGCGCGGCGCGACGTGCCGATCATCGGCACCACCATCGCCGTGCTGCTCGCCGCCGGGCGCCATGGCGCCTGCGTGTGGGCCGGCGACAGCCGCATCTACCGCTTTCGGGCGGGGCGGCTCCAACAGATCACACGCGACCACAGCCAGCTCGAAGCCGTGCGGTCGCAGCACGTGGGAACCTCGGACGACACGCTGGTTCGGCCGCCGCCGAACGTGATCACGCGCGCCATCGGCGGTGATGAAGCGCTGGAGCTCGACAGCGTCACTCTCGACGTGCTCGACGGCGACCTGTTCCTGCTGTGCAGCGACGGCCTGAGCAACGAGGTCAGCGAAGTGGCCATCGCGCAAGCGCTGCTGCACGGCGGTTGCAAGCTGGCGTGCCAGACCCTGCTGGACCTGGCGCTCGAACGCGGCGCCCACGACAACGTCACTGCAGTGGTCGTGCGTGCCGACGACCTGAGCAGCCCGGACCGAACGACGCCGCATCCGGTTTTAAATCCGCATTCCCTCTAG
- a CDS encoding anti-sigma factor family protein, translating to MNERFEELLPWYANGSLGDEDQAFVETYLEQHPEARSELEWYRSLQKRVQENAPAVPATIGLARAMRLIQGDRPTMAERISAFFGNFGLRPSYAMAAMAVVAVQGGVILNLLGHVSDNADEIRALHAVRVEEGPMLKISFAPDAKESDIRMLVVQVHGELAGGPGQLGDYYLRVPAGSEAAALARVQAATIVQAAALAPGVPPRE from the coding sequence ATGAATGAACGTTTCGAAGAACTGCTCCCCTGGTACGCCAACGGCTCTCTGGGTGACGAAGACCAGGCCTTCGTCGAGACTTACCTCGAACAGCATCCCGAGGCCCGCAGCGAGTTGGAGTGGTATCGCTCGCTGCAAAAGCGCGTACAGGAAAACGCCCCGGCCGTACCGGCAACGATCGGCCTGGCACGCGCCATGCGCCTGATCCAGGGCGACCGTCCGACCATGGCCGAGCGCATCAGCGCCTTCTTTGGCAACTTTGGCCTGCGGCCGAGCTATGCGATGGCCGCGATGGCCGTCGTCGCAGTGCAAGGTGGCGTCATCCTGAACCTGCTCGGTCACGTCAGCGACAACGCCGACGAAATCCGCGCACTGCATGCGGTTCGCGTCGAAGAAGGCCCGATGCTGAAGATCAGCTTCGCACCGGACGCCAAGGAGAGCGACATCCGCATGCTGGTGGTCCAGGTTCACGGCGAGCTGGCCGGCGGCCCAGGCCAGCTCGGCGATTATTACCTGCGAGTGCCGGCCGGCAGCGAAGCCGCGGCGCTCGCCCGGGTGCAGGCCGCCACCATCGTTCAGGCCGCCGCGCTGGCACCGGGCGTGCCGCCTCGCGAGTAG
- a CDS encoding replication initiation protein, whose amino-acid sequence MTLKTKAPSKQSSHSKESTLLIKEAEFQASLFPAIEFPNAYRKAVQVVHSIPLNNMTLVLRKMLNAWIKNAIDTEVDKDGYWSINIAEMAGDLGFDSNNHQHLREAAMELMKIVFEFDVLATQHPTPKLRKLTDWDAATLFPNVKQRSGKLLYQINHELQERVLQPKMYAMIDLNVIGRFKRSSSVAIYEHCVRFVNIGATTPVHWTVLRSIVLGRAEVPKTYEEFKHFNNKILRPSMVEMNSLADINVEMKLTKEGRQVTTVQFIVSRKNDVARQDVDPSNEEAMKAIGELVLFGLSQSEAKKMLKAYPAQRVLAALAYTKDRIANKNASVIENPAAYLRNAVAMGYGANEDLALAGEMHDAQIKHEPSPPASPSGAGEKSSSQNKLVDAFMMKQAKEAQAYFNEFGPAEQDALAERYNAQQDIRGFRIKKGKPFKGAQSAFLRWLAQDTWGQPSTEDFLEFAQTMF is encoded by the coding sequence ATGACCTTAAAAACCAAAGCTCCATCCAAGCAAAGCAGCCACTCAAAAGAAAGCACCTTGCTCATCAAGGAAGCTGAATTTCAAGCCTCACTTTTTCCAGCCATCGAGTTTCCCAACGCGTACCGAAAGGCTGTTCAGGTTGTTCATAGCATCCCTCTGAACAACATGACCCTGGTGTTGCGAAAAATGCTCAATGCATGGATCAAGAACGCCATTGACACCGAAGTCGATAAGGACGGTTACTGGAGTATCAACATTGCTGAAATGGCCGGCGATCTGGGCTTTGACAGCAACAACCACCAGCATCTCCGAGAAGCCGCGATGGAGCTGATGAAAATCGTGTTCGAGTTCGATGTGCTGGCAACGCAGCATCCCACGCCTAAATTGAGAAAGCTCACGGACTGGGATGCAGCAACGCTGTTTCCCAACGTCAAGCAAAGAAGTGGCAAGCTGCTCTATCAGATCAACCATGAACTTCAGGAGCGTGTTCTTCAGCCCAAGATGTACGCCATGATTGATCTCAATGTCATCGGCAGGTTCAAGCGTTCTTCATCGGTTGCGATCTATGAGCACTGCGTGCGTTTTGTGAACATAGGCGCAACAACGCCTGTTCATTGGACAGTATTGCGCAGCATTGTTCTGGGGCGTGCCGAGGTTCCCAAAACTTATGAGGAATTCAAGCATTTCAATAACAAGATACTCAGGCCTTCCATGGTGGAGATGAACTCACTGGCTGACATCAATGTAGAGATGAAGCTGACGAAGGAGGGACGCCAAGTGACGACCGTGCAGTTCATCGTGAGCAGAAAAAACGATGTCGCGCGTCAGGATGTGGATCCTTCCAACGAGGAGGCTATGAAGGCGATTGGCGAGCTGGTGTTGTTTGGCCTTTCTCAGTCGGAAGCCAAGAAAATGCTCAAGGCATATCCTGCTCAGCGCGTCCTTGCCGCGCTGGCCTACACAAAGGACAGGATTGCTAACAAGAATGCCTCCGTGATCGAAAACCCTGCCGCTTACCTTCGCAATGCCGTTGCCATGGGTTACGGGGCAAACGAAGATCTGGCGCTTGCCGGTGAGATGCACGATGCACAGATCAAGCACGAGCCTTCGCCACCAGCCAGTCCCTCTGGTGCCGGTGAAAAATCCTCAAGTCAGAACAAGCTTGTCGATGCTTTCATGATGAAGCAAGCCAAGGAAGCGCAGGCTTATTTCAATGAGTTCGGTCCGGCAGAGCAGGACGCACTGGCCGAGCGGTACAACGCGCAGCAGGATATCCGTGGTTTTCGCATTAAAAAGGGCAAGCCGTTCAAGGGCGCTCAATCTGCTTTTCTGCGCTGGCTGGCGCAGGACACCTGGGGCCAGCCCAGTACGGAGGATTTTCTTGAGTTTGCGCAAACCATGTTTTGA
- a CDS encoding alpha/beta fold hydrolase — protein MLDSAPPEPPPPPPRLTGLRGTLHALRNFGFGGLGTPFADYDSFTASDGQVIPVCVLGDGPPLVLVHGVGCSHRDWLPVARRLARRHCVLAWDARGHGSCRPVHGSITLARLAEDLAEMLDHFGLDRPVLVGHSMGALTLMQYLHSYGTQRVAAVALVDQSPRIVTDDSWRLGLFGGCSAAMLSGLIAGARRDLAETLLNEVGARAGPWLRHQLGVDASLGRMLRRRLGRIDVRPLLDLAESMAQADFRASLSRLDAPLLVVLGARSPHYAGLPLDAWYRDTVKHAQISIYPRAGHSPHVSEPLRFARELQRFIDDHA, from the coding sequence ATGCTCGACAGTGCCCCGCCTGAACCGCCTCCACCCCCACCACGCCTGACGGGCTTGCGCGGCACCTTGCACGCGCTGCGCAATTTCGGGTTTGGAGGCCTTGGCACTCCCTTTGCCGACTACGACAGCTTCACGGCCAGCGATGGCCAGGTCATTCCCGTGTGCGTGCTCGGCGACGGCCCGCCGCTGGTGCTGGTGCATGGCGTCGGGTGCTCGCATCGCGACTGGCTGCCGGTGGCCAGGCGGCTGGCACGGCGCCACTGCGTGCTTGCCTGGGACGCACGCGGCCATGGCAGTTGCCGGCCAGTGCACGGCAGCATCACGCTGGCGCGACTCGCCGAAGACCTGGCCGAGATGCTCGACCACTTCGGACTGGATCGTCCGGTGTTGGTCGGGCACTCCATGGGCGCGCTGACGCTGATGCAGTATCTGCATTCGTACGGCACGCAGCGAGTTGCGGCCGTGGCGCTGGTGGACCAGTCGCCGCGCATCGTGACAGACGACAGCTGGCGTCTCGGGCTGTTCGGCGGCTGCAGCGCGGCGATGCTGTCGGGGCTGATCGCGGGCGCGCGCCGCGATTTGGCCGAGACGCTGTTGAACGAGGTCGGCGCTCGCGCAGGCCCTTGGCTAAGGCACCAGCTGGGTGTCGACGCATCGCTCGGACGGATGCTGCGCCGGCGCCTTGGACGCATCGATGTCCGGCCGCTACTCGACCTCGCCGAGTCGATGGCGCAGGCCGACTTCCGCGCTTCGCTGTCGCGCCTGGACGCCCCGCTGCTCGTCGTGCTCGGGGCGCGCAGTCCGCACTACGCCGGTCTGCCGCTCGATGCCTGGTATCGCGACACGGTGAAGCACGCGCAGATCTCGATTTACCCGCGTGCCGGCCATTCGCCGCATGTCAGTGAGCCGCTGCGCTTTGCGCGCGAACTTCAGCGCTTCATAGACGACCACGCGTGA